A genome region from Anaerolineae bacterium includes the following:
- a CDS encoding ATP-binding cassette domain-containing protein, which translates to MNRAPSDAPLIQVEGASYRYPDGTAAITDISLQVQPGEYVALVGRNGCGKSTLCRLMNGLLLPNPGRILVRGMDTREPGTELPVRSTVAMVFQVPDNQIVATVVEHDVAFGPENLGIPTPELRLRVREALETVGMWEQRERAPHLLSEGEKQLVAIAGALAMHPRCLILDEATSMLDPVARDRVLAVARQVHLNGVSVIVVTHNLSEALEARRVLALDRGHLAYDGPPMDLLKDDDLMAQLGLAAPPASQVAREVHRRRPFFPRGLHRPEEVAKAVLEFCCRPA; encoded by the coding sequence TTGAACCGCGCCCCATCCGACGCTCCCCTGATACAGGTCGAGGGGGCCAGCTACCGGTACCCCGATGGCACGGCCGCCATAACCGATATCAGCCTTCAGGTGCAGCCGGGCGAGTACGTGGCCCTGGTCGGCCGCAATGGCTGTGGCAAGTCCACTCTGTGTCGCCTCATGAATGGCCTTCTGCTGCCGAACCCCGGGCGGATCCTGGTCCGGGGTATGGACACTAGGGAACCAGGAACCGAGTTGCCAGTGCGGAGCACCGTGGCCATGGTGTTCCAGGTGCCAGACAACCAGATCGTGGCCACGGTAGTCGAGCACGACGTTGCCTTCGGTCCGGAGAACCTGGGCATTCCCACGCCCGAGCTTCGCCTGCGGGTGAGAGAGGCACTGGAGACAGTTGGCATGTGGGAGCAACGCGAGCGGGCCCCGCATCTCCTCTCGGAGGGCGAGAAGCAGCTCGTGGCCATCGCCGGCGCCCTGGCGATGCATCCTCGCTGCCTGATCCTGGACGAGGCTACCTCCATGCTCGATCCTGTGGCCCGAGACCGGGTGCTGGCTGTAGCCCGGCAAGTGCACCTCAATGGAGTGTCCGTGATAGTTGTCACCCACAACCTCTCCGAAGCGCTGGAGGCCCGGAGAGTGCTTGCCCTGGATCGTGGCCACCTGGCCTACGACGGCCCGCCAATGGATCTCCTCAAGGACGATGACCTCATGGCCCAGCTGGGTCTCGCCGCGCCCCCGGCGAGCCAGGTAGCGCGCGAAGTCCATCGCCGTAGACCCTTCTTCCCTCGCGGCCTCCACCGGCCGGAGGAGGTGGCGAAGGCAGTCCTCGAGTTCTGCTGCAGGCCGGCGTGA
- a CDS encoding 30S ribosomal protein S20, whose product MANTQSAVKAARQNERRRRRNRMVRSATRTYVKKARVALVEGDIELAQEAVRQAVVALDKAAQKGIIHRNNASRRKARLMRQLNRIGQME is encoded by the coding sequence TTGGCGAACACGCAGTCAGCCGTCAAGGCTGCCCGACAGAACGAACGGCGGCGGCGGCGCAACCGCATGGTGCGGTCTGCCACCCGCACGTACGTGAAGAAGGCTCGTGTCGCGCTCGTCGAGGGCGACATCGAGCTCGCCCAGGAAGCCGTCCGCCAGGCCGTGGTGGCGCTCGACAAGGCCGCTCAGAAGGGCATAATCCACCGCAACAATGCCTCGCGCCGCAAAGCCCGTCTCATGCGGCAACTCAACCGCATCGGGCAGATGGAATAG
- the aroH gene encoding chorismate mutase — MSVAVRGVRGAITCEANTEEEILSATRELLSTLVAANAIAPEDVASALFSLTPDLDAAFPARAARDLGWVSVPLMCTREIPVPGALPRCVRVLLHWNTEKAQSEIVHLYLRGAEALRPDLAEEMQACSGARSEECR, encoded by the coding sequence ATGTCGGTAGCTGTACGGGGGGTGCGGGGTGCCATCACCTGTGAGGCCAACACCGAGGAGGAGATACTCTCGGCCACGCGGGAGCTGCTCTCGACCTTGGTGGCGGCCAACGCGATCGCGCCCGAGGATGTCGCCAGCGCCTTGTTCAGCCTGACGCCCGACCTGGACGCGGCCTTTCCCGCTCGGGCAGCCCGCGACCTGGGTTGGGTGAGTGTTCCGCTAATGTGCACCAGGGAAATCCCGGTTCCTGGGGCGCTACCTCGGTGCGTGAGGGTGCTCTTGCACTGGAATACGGAGAAGGCGCAGAGCGAGATAGTGCACCTGTACTTGCGAGGAGCAGAGGCCCTTCGGCCGGACCTGGCCGAGGAGATGCAGGCCTGTTCTGGGGCCAGATCGGAGGAGTGCAGATGA
- a CDS encoding ATP-binding cassette domain-containing protein: MSAIELHDLSYTYLEGTAMAAPALREVSLRVEEGEIVALVGETGAGKSTLLQICRGLYRPARPGQALVLGVDTHNPRALGALRLRVGLLLQRSEAQLIERFVGDDVAFGPRQAGLSHSEVRERVRWAMESVGLGFEEFKDRRTFNLSGGEKRKVALAGVLASRPELILLDEPTAGLDPESRRAVLDLIERLRQEGSTFLVASTGVEDVPAIADRLVVLSDGRVEGDVQAPEVWRHAGLFRRHSLELPEVGRILELLAAAGHELSPNSLKPDSVAREICRILPTCAT, from the coding sequence GTGAGCGCGATCGAGCTGCACGATCTCAGCTACACGTACTTGGAGGGCACCGCCATGGCGGCCCCCGCTCTTCGAGAGGTGTCGCTCCGGGTGGAGGAAGGGGAGATAGTGGCCCTGGTGGGCGAGACGGGAGCGGGCAAGAGCACCCTGCTCCAGATCTGCCGCGGGCTCTACCGCCCGGCTCGCCCTGGGCAGGCTCTGGTGCTTGGGGTGGACACGCACAACCCGCGTGCGCTTGGCGCTCTACGCCTGAGGGTGGGGCTGCTGCTTCAGCGCTCTGAGGCCCAGCTCATCGAGCGTTTCGTGGGCGATGACGTGGCCTTCGGGCCCCGACAGGCCGGTCTCTCCCACTCAGAGGTCCGGGAGCGAGTCCGCTGGGCCATGGAGAGCGTCGGCCTAGGCTTCGAGGAGTTCAAGGACCGGCGTACCTTCAACCTCAGCGGTGGCGAGAAGCGGAAGGTCGCCCTCGCCGGTGTCCTCGCCTCTCGGCCCGAGCTCATCCTCCTGGACGAGCCCACCGCCGGTCTCGATCCTGAGTCGCGCCGGGCGGTTCTGGACTTGATCGAGAGGCTCCGGCAGGAGGGCTCCACCTTCCTGGTGGCCAGCACTGGAGTGGAAGACGTGCCCGCCATCGCCGACCGGCTCGTGGTCCTGAGCGATGGACGGGTGGAGGGAGACGTGCAGGCCCCCGAAGTCTGGCGGCACGCGGGGCTCTTCAGGCGCCACTCTTTGGAGTTACCTGAGGTAGGGCGCATACTCGAGCTGCTGGCGGCCGCCGGCCATGAGCTGTCACCCAACTCACTGAAGCCCGATTCTGTGGCGAGGGAGATATGCAGGATCTTGCCTACCTGCGCCACCTGA
- a CDS encoding energy-coupling factor transporter transmembrane protein EcfT: MQDLAYLRHLTFGQYLPRQSVVHSLDPRTKILAVAALSLAIITNASYVAAVLLLATVLSLSVLSRIHPRHVVSGLGPLVPYVIAFAAIQMLFFRGGFGPTTEPAVLWQWGPFVMTNAGMRLAIISVSRLIEFWFLTTLLTNTTPMPSLAHGIEGVFRPFSAIGFPGHELALVLTLALRFLPLFALELEDTVKAQLSRGAKWETGRLALIRNSRQVAVLLVPLFADALRRTEELATAMEARCYVGGKGRTHLLTLRFQARDRIALAAACAISFGLVLLRNSFPW; the protein is encoded by the coding sequence ATGCAGGATCTTGCCTACCTGCGCCACCTGACCTTCGGGCAGTACCTGCCCCGACAGTCTGTGGTGCACTCGCTCGACCCGCGCACCAAGATACTGGCGGTAGCGGCGCTATCTTTGGCAATCATCACCAATGCTTCTTACGTCGCCGCTGTCTTGCTGCTGGCGACAGTGCTGTCACTGTCTGTCCTCTCCCGCATCCATCCGCGGCACGTGGTCTCGGGGCTCGGCCCCCTGGTCCCGTACGTGATCGCCTTCGCCGCCATCCAGATGCTCTTCTTCCGGGGCGGCTTCGGCCCCACCACCGAACCTGCGGTGCTGTGGCAATGGGGTCCGTTCGTCATGACCAACGCCGGGATGCGGCTGGCTATCATCTCCGTATCACGCCTGATCGAGTTCTGGTTCCTTACCACCCTGCTCACCAACACCACTCCCATGCCCAGCTTGGCTCATGGCATCGAGGGTGTGTTCAGACCCTTCTCCGCCATCGGTTTCCCGGGACACGAGTTGGCCCTCGTGCTCACCCTGGCCCTGAGGTTCTTGCCTCTCTTTGCCCTGGAGTTGGAGGACACGGTGAAAGCCCAGCTATCCCGGGGGGCAAAGTGGGAGACAGGCCGGCTGGCCCTCATCCGCAACTCCCGCCAGGTAGCCGTGCTCCTGGTGCCGCTCTTCGCCGACGCCCTGCGGCGAACCGAGGAGTTGGCTACAGCCATGGAGGCGCGCTGCTACGTGGGGGGGAAAGGCCGCACCCACCTGCTCACTCTCCGGTTCCAGGCTCGTGACCGGATCGCTCTCGCGGCGGCCTGTGCTATCTCGTTTGGCCTGGTCTTGCTGCGCAACTCCTTCCCCTGGTAG
- the holA gene encoding DNA polymerase III subunit delta encodes MLRLFYGDDRVSLDAEVARHVASGGRSAVVMNVVRLDGSVVDLEELASICCSLPFFGGTRVVVVRDLMERLRSASKQERSALLAALQHMPASTELLVVEPDLHREPESHPLHELAQRQGEVRAFSLTTEGDVEGWIERRAAALGVRLGRDAAAELHRRVGDSAVALEAELEKLAAFSLDAGPVQVQDVRELVVASPESSVFDLVEAIGRRETGRALARLEDLLIRQTESALALLGMVSRQFRLLLMAKDLVEARTSQAALAQELSVPPWLVNRFVAQSRLFTMAELEQALEKALRADYALKGGTNASEAAVLTQLVVELTGSGE; translated from the coding sequence GTGCTGAGGCTATTCTACGGCGACGATCGGGTATCGCTCGACGCCGAGGTCGCCCGTCACGTCGCCAGCGGTGGCCGATCGGCGGTGGTGATGAACGTCGTCCGGTTGGACGGCAGTGTGGTGGACCTGGAGGAGTTGGCCAGCATCTGTTGCAGCCTGCCCTTCTTCGGGGGCACCCGAGTGGTGGTGGTGCGCGACCTGATGGAGCGTCTTCGCAGTGCCTCGAAGCAGGAGCGATCGGCCCTACTGGCAGCCCTGCAGCACATGCCTGCCAGCACTGAGCTACTGGTGGTCGAGCCTGACCTGCACCGGGAGCCGGAGTCGCACCCACTGCACGAGCTGGCGCAGAGACAGGGAGAGGTACGCGCCTTCAGCCTGACGACCGAGGGAGACGTGGAGGGCTGGATAGAGCGCCGAGCGGCGGCCCTGGGGGTGCGGTTGGGCCGCGACGCGGCCGCCGAGCTGCACCGCCGAGTGGGAGATAGCGCCGTCGCTCTGGAGGCGGAGCTGGAGAAGCTGGCGGCGTTCTCTCTAGACGCGGGCCCGGTCCAGGTGCAGGATGTACGTGAGTTGGTGGTGGCCAGCCCAGAAAGCAGCGTGTTCGACCTGGTGGAGGCAATAGGCCGAAGGGAGACAGGCCGGGCATTGGCCCGCCTAGAGGACCTGCTGATACGCCAGACGGAGTCGGCCTTGGCCCTGTTGGGCATGGTCTCTCGTCAGTTCCGCCTGCTGTTGATGGCCAAAGACTTGGTGGAGGCGCGGACCAGCCAGGCGGCTCTGGCTCAAGAGCTATCGGTGCCTCCATGGCTGGTCAATCGCTTCGTGGCCCAGAGCCGGCTCTTCACCATGGCCGAGCTGGAGCAGGCGCTAGAGAAGGCTCTGCGGGCCGACTACGCTCTTAAAGGAGGAACCAATGCCTCCGAGGCGGCAGTTCTGACGCAGCTGGTGGTGGAGCTGACCGGGAGCGGGGAGTAG
- a CDS encoding ECF transporter S component, with protein MGAHGGEAIGQRPDRDAQSAAKRRIRGVVLAGTLSALTILLGLVPMVGLIPVPTPAGSATTMHIPAILGGILGGPVVGSLVGLAFGLFSIGPAAIPVKDPLVVGLPRLFIGVVAWAVYAGALRSDKRVTAALLAVTAIFGAWFAVQMLPQRPALGWAMLALVALAAAVMVYFLGKGSREAIAVAAGALFGSFTNTVLVLGMAWLRAYIPGEGVLLVGITHGIPEAIVAVVISVLVVGAVRGAAGWGRSSV; from the coding sequence ATGGGAGCGCATGGCGGTGAAGCAATAGGTCAACGTCCTGATCGAGACGCCCAGTCGGCAGCGAAGCGTCGCATCCGGGGAGTGGTTCTGGCGGGTACCCTGAGTGCGCTTACCATTCTGCTCGGGCTAGTCCCCATGGTTGGGCTCATTCCGGTCCCCACCCCGGCCGGTTCCGCCACCACGATGCACATTCCGGCGATACTGGGAGGCATTCTGGGCGGCCCAGTGGTAGGCAGCCTGGTTGGGCTGGCGTTCGGGCTCTTCTCCATCGGTCCAGCCGCCATACCGGTCAAGGACCCACTAGTGGTAGGACTGCCACGGCTGTTCATCGGGGTGGTCGCCTGGGCCGTGTACGCCGGCGCCCTGCGCTCGGACAAGAGGGTTACAGCCGCCCTCCTAGCGGTGACGGCCATATTCGGCGCCTGGTTCGCCGTGCAGATGCTGCCTCAGCGGCCGGCGCTCGGCTGGGCCATGCTCGCTTTGGTGGCTCTGGCAGCTGCCGTGATGGTCTACTTCCTGGGCAAGGGCAGCCGGGAGGCGATCGCCGTCGCCGCTGGGGCACTCTTCGGGTCATTCACCAACACGGTTCTCGTGCTGGGCATGGCCTGGCTTCGAGCCTATATCCCGGGCGAGGGCGTGCTACTGGTGGGCATCACTCACGGCATCCCCGAGGCGATCGTGGCCGTGGTTATCTCCGTCCTTGTCGTGGGCGCCGTCAGAGGCGCGGCTGGCTGGGGACGTTCCAGCGTCTAG
- the aroA gene encoding 3-phosphoshikimate 1-carboxyvinyltransferase, which translates to MNREVQPARRLMGEVRVPGDKSITHRALLLGAVAEGDTLVRGYLESGDCRASVDAVRALGAPVEDAGPGTLRVRGLGPAGLREPGDVVNCRGSGTTMRLLAGLVAGFDLTCVLTGNDSLRRRPMGRIVEPLRQMGAVVLGRDGDRFPPITVRGGALRGIDYALPVASAQVKSCLLLAGLRGQQPTTVREPGPTRDHTERMLRAMGARVRAEGAAITVEPAARLAPLELVVPGDLSSAAFLVAAATLVPGSGVLIEGVGVNPTRTGFLDIARAMGANVRLEGERLEGGEPVADLVVRSASLRPTKVAGELVPRAIDELPLVAVLATQADGVTEVREASELRVKESDRVATLVSELRALGARIEELPDGYVVEGPTPLRATTVSSHGDHRLAMALAVAALVADGPVTIEGAECADDSFPGFFEVLDRMRA; encoded by the coding sequence ATGAACCGGGAGGTGCAGCCCGCGCGCCGCCTGATGGGCGAGGTGCGGGTCCCAGGCGACAAGTCCATCACCCATCGCGCCCTGCTTCTGGGAGCAGTGGCGGAGGGCGATACACTGGTGCGTGGCTACCTCGAGAGTGGGGACTGCCGGGCCTCGGTGGATGCGGTCCGCGCCTTGGGGGCCCCGGTGGAGGACGCCGGGCCCGGCACTCTCCGAGTTCGGGGTCTGGGTCCGGCGGGACTGCGCGAGCCCGGGGACGTGGTCAACTGCCGGGGCTCGGGGACCACCATGCGGCTGCTGGCGGGGCTGGTGGCCGGCTTTGACCTGACTTGCGTGCTTACTGGCAACGACTCCTTGCGGCGGCGCCCTATGGGCCGAATCGTGGAGCCGCTGCGGCAGATGGGCGCTGTCGTCCTGGGCCGAGACGGCGATCGGTTCCCGCCCATCACCGTGCGGGGCGGCGCCCTTCGGGGCATAGACTACGCCCTGCCCGTGGCCAGCGCCCAGGTCAAGTCGTGCCTGCTGCTGGCCGGTCTCCGGGGCCAGCAGCCCACCACCGTTCGGGAGCCTGGACCTACTCGGGATCACACTGAGCGGATGCTACGGGCCATGGGCGCTCGAGTGAGGGCGGAAGGAGCGGCCATTACCGTCGAGCCTGCAGCGCGACTTGCGCCCCTGGAGCTGGTGGTTCCGGGCGACCTGTCCTCGGCTGCCTTCCTGGTGGCGGCCGCGACGCTAGTGCCCGGATCGGGCGTTTTGATCGAGGGTGTGGGGGTAAATCCCACCCGCACCGGCTTTCTGGACATCGCCCGCGCCATGGGGGCCAATGTGCGGTTGGAGGGCGAGCGCCTGGAGGGGGGCGAGCCAGTGGCGGACCTGGTGGTACGCTCGGCGTCCCTGCGCCCCACCAAGGTGGCGGGGGAACTGGTGCCCCGAGCTATAGACGAGCTGCCTCTGGTGGCCGTCCTCGCTACCCAGGCTGACGGTGTCACCGAGGTGCGGGAGGCATCGGAGCTGCGGGTGAAGGAAAGCGACCGGGTGGCCACTCTGGTGAGTGAGCTGCGGGCGCTGGGCGCCCGCATCGAGGAGTTGCCGGACGGGTACGTGGTGGAAGGGCCGACGCCTCTGCGGGCCACCACGGTCTCCAGCCACGGGGACCATCGCCTGGCCATGGCCCTGGCGGTGGCGGCGCTGGTGGCCGATGGCCCGGTTACCATCGAGGGCGCCGAGTGCGCCGATGACTCCTTTCCCGGGTTCTTCGAGGTTCTCGATAGGATGCGGGCGTGA
- a CDS encoding transposase family protein, which produces MSRQSREEYLKVMQDRYRQASRKERSLLLDEMEQVTGRHRKHLIELMGRPDLGRRARTRERGVTYGPEVKYALSVIAESLDYICAERLKDNLGWMAEHLASYGHLQLTDSLAQQLERISVCTIRRLLAGMEKDEYYLPRPRPRRPQPLTQAIPMKRLAWNETEPGHLEVDLVLHCGSDPSGEFAHSLHLVDAATGWSEIAAILGRSQLVVADGFQRLLTRLPFPVVELHPDNGGEFFNDHLLRLFAHWVPQLQWSRSRPYQKNDNRFVEQKNSSLVRAYLGYQRLDTVEQVRAMNRLYEMLSLYYNLFQPVLRLHQKELVPLPDGTYRTRRRYGPACTPFERLRQLKGIAPEKEEQLLRLRQDTDPRMLRSQIHELAAAILRLPGAAKSAKAQNVYLTLYANDTEPPLPVGLSSDRMTPAR; this is translated from the coding sequence ATGAGTCGGCAGTCCCGTGAGGAGTATCTCAAGGTGATGCAAGATCGCTATCGCCAGGCCAGCCGCAAGGAACGTTCCCTGCTCCTAGACGAGATGGAGCAGGTGACGGGCAGGCATCGCAAGCACCTCATCGAGCTCATGGGGCGCCCTGACCTGGGCCGCAGGGCTCGGACTAGAGAGCGAGGAGTTACCTACGGCCCCGAGGTCAAGTACGCCCTGAGCGTCATCGCCGAGAGCCTGGACTACATCTGCGCCGAGAGGCTCAAAGACAACCTGGGCTGGATGGCCGAGCACCTGGCCAGCTACGGGCATCTTCAGTTGACCGACAGCCTGGCCCAGCAGCTGGAAAGGATCAGCGTCTGCACCATCCGCCGCCTGCTGGCCGGGATGGAAAAGGACGAGTACTACCTTCCCCGCCCCAGACCCAGGCGACCCCAACCCCTCACCCAGGCCATACCCATGAAGCGGTTGGCCTGGAACGAGACCGAGCCCGGCCACCTGGAGGTGGACTTGGTCCTTCACTGTGGCTCGGACCCATCGGGTGAGTTCGCCCACAGCCTCCACCTGGTGGACGCCGCCACCGGTTGGAGCGAGATCGCCGCCATCCTGGGCCGCAGCCAACTGGTGGTGGCCGATGGCTTCCAGCGCCTGCTGACCCGCCTTCCCTTCCCCGTGGTGGAACTGCACCCGGACAATGGAGGTGAGTTCTTCAACGACCACCTCCTGCGCTTGTTTGCCCACTGGGTGCCCCAGCTACAATGGTCCCGCAGCCGGCCCTACCAGAAAAACGACAACCGCTTCGTGGAGCAGAAGAACTCCTCCCTGGTACGGGCCTACCTGGGCTACCAGCGCCTGGACACGGTGGAGCAAGTGAGGGCCATGAACCGCCTCTATGAGATGCTCAGCCTCTACTACAACCTCTTCCAGCCGGTGCTGCGCCTGCACCAAAAGGAACTAGTCCCTCTGCCGGATGGCACCTACCGCACTCGACGTCGCTACGGCCCCGCTTGCACCCCCTTCGAGCGCTTGCGCCAGCTCAAAGGCATTGCCCCGGAAAAGGAGGAGCAGCTACTGCGCCTACGCCAGGACACCGACCCCCGAATGCTGCGCTCCCAGATCCATGAACTGGCCGCCGCTATCCTGCGCCTGCCCGGCGCCGCCAAGTCCGCCAAGGCCCAAAACGTGTATCTGACCCTATACGCCAACGACACCGAGCCGCCTCTCCCAGTAGGATTATCATCTGATAGAATGACCCCCGCCCGGTAG
- a CDS encoding prephenate dehydrogenase/arogenate dehydrogenase family protein, with protein sequence MGDEGGFPPPGYAVGVVGLGLMGGSLAASLRQAWPQARILGVSRRAETLEWAVGRGWIDDGGMSLPEVLAGVQLAVLATPVRTIIEQVKEADGLLPPGAVLTDVGSTKLEVVAAMSRTGRPDQCVGGHPMCGRESRGLEAAEPDLYRGATWVLCPSRATAPGTVQVVSSLARAVGARPLILDAAEHDAIVARTSHLPYLAASALARAVAEAVPEGDLRALSAGGYRDTTRLAASDVSMMLDILLTNRAHVLAGLQALQQQLGKIEQALASGDEPGLAVLLEGARQSRRVP encoded by the coding sequence ATGGGAGATGAGGGCGGCTTTCCCCCGCCGGGGTACGCGGTGGGCGTGGTGGGGCTGGGCCTGATGGGAGGATCGCTGGCGGCATCACTTCGGCAGGCCTGGCCTCAAGCACGCATTCTCGGAGTGTCGCGCCGAGCCGAGACCCTCGAGTGGGCAGTGGGACGGGGTTGGATAGACGACGGGGGCATGTCGCTACCTGAGGTACTCGCGGGCGTACAGCTGGCGGTACTGGCCACTCCGGTGCGCACCATCATCGAGCAAGTGAAAGAGGCAGACGGGCTTCTGCCGCCTGGGGCTGTGCTGACCGATGTGGGCAGCACCAAGCTGGAGGTTGTGGCAGCCATGAGCCGCACCGGCCGCCCGGATCAATGTGTGGGCGGGCACCCCATGTGCGGCAGGGAGAGCAGGGGCCTGGAGGCGGCCGAGCCGGACCTGTACCGGGGTGCCACCTGGGTTCTGTGCCCGAGCCGGGCCACAGCCCCGGGTACGGTGCAGGTCGTCAGCTCTCTGGCGCGCGCTGTGGGCGCCCGACCTCTGATACTGGATGCGGCCGAACACGACGCCATCGTGGCCCGCACTAGCCATCTGCCTTACCTGGCTGCGTCGGCGTTGGCGCGGGCAGTGGCGGAGGCCGTGCCCGAGGGCGACCTGCGGGCGCTAAGCGCCGGGGGCTACCGGGACACGACGCGACTGGCTGCCAGCGACGTGAGCATGATGCTCGACATCCTGCTTACCAACCGCGCCCACGTCCTGGCCGGGCTGCAGGCGCTCCAGCAGCAGCTGGGCAAGATAGAGCAGGCGTTGGCGAGTGGGGACGAACCCGGGCTGGCCGTCCTCCTGGAGGGGGCGCGGCAGTCGAGGAGGGTGCCATGA
- a CDS encoding DedA family protein yields MEILRDLVVWTAGWADTPYGSLALFVIAFAESSFFPVPPDVLMIPLALMATSRALVFAGVATLASLVGGSFGFLIGAKGGRPVLRRLFSPQKIAMVQDYYQRYDVWAVSVGGFTPLPYKLFSISAGAFGLGFKRFLAASLLGRGGRFFLVGLVITIFGEPVKYYLDKYFDLAVVAFTLMLIGGFAAVSLVARWRARRSPPAVAMAPGSDPAEPV; encoded by the coding sequence TTGGAGATACTGCGAGACCTGGTCGTGTGGACCGCCGGGTGGGCCGACACTCCTTACGGCAGCCTGGCTCTCTTTGTGATCGCCTTCGCTGAGTCGTCCTTCTTTCCCGTGCCGCCGGACGTCTTGATGATACCGCTCGCCCTGATGGCCACGTCTCGCGCTCTCGTGTTCGCGGGAGTGGCTACCCTGGCCTCTCTCGTGGGGGGCTCGTTTGGCTTCCTCATCGGTGCCAAGGGCGGTCGCCCAGTGCTGCGCCGCCTCTTCAGCCCGCAGAAGATCGCGATGGTGCAGGACTACTACCAGCGCTACGACGTGTGGGCTGTGTCCGTGGGCGGGTTTACCCCCCTTCCTTACAAGCTGTTCTCCATATCGGCTGGTGCGTTCGGGCTGGGCTTCAAGCGCTTCCTGGCGGCCTCGCTCCTTGGCCGCGGCGGGCGCTTCTTCCTGGTAGGTCTGGTGATCACCATCTTCGGGGAACCGGTGAAGTACTACCTGGACAAGTACTTCGACTTGGCCGTAGTGGCCTTCACACTCATGCTCATCGGCGGGTTCGCGGCCGTGAGCCTGGTGGCGCGCTGGCGAGCCCGGCGATCGCCCCCTGCCGTGGCCATGGCGCCCGGTAGCGACCCCGCGGAGCCGGTGTGA
- the aroF gene encoding 3-deoxy-7-phosphoheptulonate synthase encodes MIIVMRMGASAEEVGAVTRQIEALGFRAHLSHGEERTIIGLIGDERNVSQQSLELLAGVERVIPILHPFKLASRDFRPDNTVVQVRGVMLGDRRVIIMAGPCAVESAQQLMETAWAVKEAGASMLRGGAFKPRTSPYAFPGLGEKALELLAQAREATGLPVVSEVMAPEKVALVAQYADMVQVGTRNMQNYSLLHAVGEAGCPVLLKRGLMSTMEEFLMAAEYILSHGNYQVVLCERGIRTFETYTRNTLDINAVPVLKGLTHLPVTVDPSHGTGRWDLVEPVSRAAVAAGADGLMVEVHPEPARALSDGAQSLKPESFARLVRSVRAIAEAVDRTV; translated from the coding sequence ATGATAATCGTCATGCGGATGGGCGCGTCGGCGGAGGAGGTGGGGGCGGTGACGCGCCAGATCGAGGCCCTCGGGTTTCGGGCCCACCTGTCGCATGGCGAGGAGCGCACCATCATCGGGCTCATCGGCGACGAACGGAACGTCAGCCAGCAGAGCCTGGAGCTGCTGGCGGGAGTCGAGCGCGTCATACCCATCCTTCATCCCTTCAAGCTGGCCAGCCGCGACTTTCGGCCGGACAACACGGTGGTACAGGTGCGTGGGGTGATGCTCGGCGACCGCCGCGTTATCATCATGGCCGGCCCCTGCGCGGTCGAGAGCGCTCAGCAGCTGATGGAGACGGCATGGGCAGTCAAGGAGGCGGGTGCGTCTATGCTGCGAGGTGGTGCTTTCAAGCCTCGCACTTCGCCCTACGCCTTTCCTGGCCTGGGCGAGAAGGCGCTGGAGCTGCTGGCCCAAGCGCGGGAGGCCACCGGCTTGCCGGTGGTGAGCGAGGTGATGGCGCCGGAGAAGGTGGCGCTGGTGGCCCAGTATGCCGACATGGTGCAGGTGGGCACCCGTAACATGCAGAACTACAGCCTCCTGCACGCAGTGGGGGAGGCTGGCTGCCCGGTGCTCCTCAAGCGGGGCTTGATGTCCACTATGGAGGAGTTCCTCATGGCGGCAGAGTATATTCTGTCGCACGGGAACTACCAGGTGGTCCTGTGCGAGCGCGGCATTCGCACTTTCGAAACCTACACCCGCAACACTCTCGACATAAACGCCGTGCCAGTGCTCAAGGGGCTGACCCACTTGCCGGTGACGGTGGACCCGAGCCACGGCACTGGCAGGTGGGACCTGGTGGAACCGGTGTCGCGGGCGGCCGTCGCCGCCGGCGCCGACGGGCTGATGGTAGAGGTCCACCCCGAGCCTGCCCGGGCACTCTCGGACGGGGCTCAGAGCCTGAAGCCCGAGAGCTTTGCTCGTCTGGTCCGGTCTGTCCGGGCCATCGCTGAAGCAGTGGACAGGACCGTCTAG